One segment of Streptomyces sp. NA02950 DNA contains the following:
- a CDS encoding STM4013/SEN3800 family hydrolase — protein sequence MINAAEIIRTGTSILFITLDSLRYDVARTALDDGLTPRLASLLPEGGWERRHTPGSFTLPAHMAFFSGFLPKLALPEQPPRLWECRPPSFKTVPKETFVFEASNLLNGLAEYGYRSVCVGGVTYFSRETPLGSVLPDLFDDDYWRPEFCSPEMDSTRHQVEQSLEIAERYENRPLYLFVNISATHVPHGHYLGDSRDTLASQRAALAYADDHLGDLVATLTANRRWLIIICADHGEAFGEDGFHGRGIAHPVVMNVPFAAMVR from the coding sequence GTGATCAATGCGGCAGAGATCATTCGCACTGGGACCAGCATCCTGTTCATCACTCTCGACTCGCTTCGTTACGACGTGGCTCGGACAGCACTGGACGATGGGCTGACGCCACGGCTCGCGAGCCTGTTGCCCGAGGGCGGCTGGGAGCGGCGACACACCCCCGGGAGCTTTACTCTCCCGGCTCACATGGCGTTCTTCTCGGGGTTCCTACCCAAGCTCGCCCTGCCCGAGCAGCCGCCGCGGCTGTGGGAGTGCCGACCACCGTCCTTCAAGACCGTTCCGAAGGAGACATTCGTCTTCGAAGCTTCGAATCTGCTCAACGGTCTTGCCGAGTACGGCTATCGAAGCGTCTGCGTGGGCGGCGTTACCTACTTCTCTCGCGAGACGCCGCTCGGTTCCGTCCTTCCCGACCTGTTCGATGACGACTACTGGCGACCCGAGTTCTGCTCTCCTGAGATGGACTCCACGCGCCACCAGGTCGAGCAGTCTCTGGAGATCGCCGAGAGGTATGAGAACCGCCCGCTGTACCTCTTCGTCAACATCTCGGCCACCCACGTCCCCCACGGCCACTACCTCGGTGACAGCCGGGACACACTGGCCTCCCAACGCGCTGCCTTGGCCTACGCCGACGACCACCTCGGCGACCTCGTCGCCACCCTGACAGCGAACCGGCGATGGCTGATCATCATCTGCGCCGACCACGGAGAGGCTTTCGGCGAAGACGGATTTCATGGCAGAGGCATCGCTCACCCGGTGGTCATGAACGTGCCGTTCGCGGCCATGGTGCGCTGA
- a CDS encoding ABC transporter ATP-binding protein, producing the protein MTTLTKPDDGGATPSADSGSAFLSVRDLYVRFTTEDGVVKAVDGLSFDLERGRTLGIVGESGSGKSVTNLTVLGLHDPRTTEVRGEILLDGRELTGAPERTLETLRGNTMAMIFQDPLTALSPYYTVGRQIAEPFRKHTGASKREARARAVEMLEKVGIPNPTLRVDDYPHQFSGGMRQRAMIAMSLVCNPDLLIADEPTTALDVTVQAQILDLLKDLQQEFGSAIILITHDLGVVANTADDLLVMYAGRAVERGTVREVLRAPRHPYTWGLLGSMPRLSSDVDEPLSPIPGTPPSLLSPPPGCPFHPRCAFTGEVDGERCRTERPVLPDRRGGACHLTDERKQTLFTEQIKPRLGRG; encoded by the coding sequence ATGACCACCCTCACCAAACCCGACGACGGCGGCGCGACGCCATCGGCCGACTCCGGCTCCGCGTTTCTGTCGGTGCGCGACCTGTACGTCCGCTTCACCACCGAGGACGGCGTCGTCAAGGCCGTGGACGGCCTCTCCTTCGACCTCGAACGCGGCCGGACCCTCGGGATCGTCGGTGAGTCCGGATCCGGCAAGTCCGTCACCAACCTCACCGTGCTCGGGCTGCACGATCCGCGCACCACCGAGGTCCGCGGCGAGATCCTGCTCGACGGCCGGGAGCTGACCGGCGCGCCGGAACGCACCCTGGAGACGCTGCGCGGCAACACCATGGCGATGATCTTCCAGGATCCGCTGACCGCGCTGTCGCCGTACTACACGGTGGGCCGCCAGATCGCCGAACCGTTCCGCAAGCACACCGGCGCATCGAAGCGCGAGGCCCGGGCGCGCGCGGTCGAGATGCTGGAGAAGGTCGGCATCCCCAACCCCACGCTGCGGGTGGACGACTATCCGCACCAGTTCTCCGGCGGGATGCGCCAGCGCGCGATGATCGCCATGTCGCTGGTCTGCAACCCCGATCTGCTGATCGCCGACGAGCCGACGACCGCCCTCGACGTCACGGTCCAGGCCCAGATCCTGGATCTGCTCAAGGACCTCCAGCAGGAGTTCGGCTCCGCGATCATCCTCATCACCCACGATCTGGGCGTGGTCGCCAACACCGCCGACGATCTGCTGGTGATGTACGCGGGCCGGGCGGTGGAGCGGGGCACCGTCCGCGAGGTGCTGCGCGCGCCCCGGCACCCGTACACCTGGGGGCTGCTGGGGTCCATGCCACGGCTGTCCTCCGACGTCGACGAGCCGCTGAGCCCCATCCCCGGTACGCCGCCGAGTCTGCTCAGCCCCCCGCCGGGCTGCCCGTTCCATCCGCGGTGCGCCTTCACCGGCGAGGTGGACGGCGAACGGTGCCGGACCGAGCGGCCGGTGCTGCCGGACCGGCGGGGCGGCGCCTGCCACCTCACGGACGAGCGGAAGCAGACCCTCTTCACCGAGCAGATCAAGCCCCGGCTGGGCCGGGGCTAG
- a CDS encoding ABC transporter ATP-binding protein codes for MSTVPDAPIAAGEPLLVAEKLTKHFPIMGGFPIRRKVGAVQAVDGVDLTVHAGESFGLVGESGCGKSTTGRLLTRLLEPTAGTLRYRDRDITHADRRQLAPIRSEIQMIFQDPYSSLNPRQTVGTIISGPMEINGIRPPGGREARVRELLETVGLNPEHYNRFPHEFSGGQRQRIGVARALALEPKLIVADEPVSALDVSIQAQVVNLLRQLQRELGIAFLFIAHDLAVVRHFSQRVAVMYLGKVVEVGDRDSIYRRPRHPYTHALLSAVPDAAAVMDAADAEDGGGSTAARRGRIRLAGDVPSPIRPPSGCRFRTRCWKAQDRCAREEPPLLRIPGNSEGHLSACHFPEDPTLEARAQDIVLDPALIAAEDLGKD; via the coding sequence ATGAGCACTGTGCCGGACGCGCCGATCGCGGCGGGGGAACCCCTCCTGGTCGCCGAGAAGCTGACCAAACACTTCCCGATCATGGGCGGCTTTCCGATCCGGCGGAAGGTCGGGGCCGTCCAGGCGGTCGACGGTGTCGACCTGACCGTCCACGCGGGCGAGAGCTTCGGCCTGGTCGGCGAGTCCGGCTGCGGCAAGTCCACCACCGGACGGCTGCTGACCCGGCTGCTGGAGCCCACCGCCGGGACGCTCCGCTACCGGGACCGCGACATCACCCACGCGGACCGCAGACAGCTCGCGCCGATCCGCTCCGAGATCCAGATGATCTTCCAAGACCCGTACTCCTCGCTGAACCCCCGGCAGACCGTCGGCACCATCATCTCCGGCCCGATGGAGATCAACGGCATCCGTCCGCCGGGCGGCCGGGAGGCCCGGGTGCGGGAGCTGCTGGAGACCGTCGGGCTCAACCCCGAGCACTACAACCGGTTTCCGCACGAGTTCTCCGGCGGCCAGCGGCAGCGCATCGGAGTGGCCCGCGCGCTCGCCCTGGAACCCAAACTGATCGTGGCCGATGAACCGGTCTCGGCGCTCGATGTCTCCATCCAGGCACAGGTGGTCAACCTGCTCCGGCAGCTCCAGCGCGAGCTGGGCATCGCCTTCCTGTTCATCGCCCATGACCTGGCGGTCGTACGGCACTTCTCGCAGCGGGTCGCGGTGATGTACCTGGGGAAGGTGGTGGAGGTCGGCGACCGCGACTCCATCTACCGCCGCCCCCGCCACCCGTACACCCACGCGCTGCTCTCCGCGGTCCCGGACGCGGCGGCCGTCATGGACGCGGCGGATGCCGAGGACGGCGGCGGTTCAACGGCCGCCCGCCGGGGGCGCATCCGGCTCGCCGGGGACGTCCCCTCCCCCATCCGGCCGCCCTCGGGCTGCCGCTTCCGCACCCGCTGCTGGAAGGCGCAGGACAGGTGCGCCCGGGAGGAGCCCCCACTGCTGCGGATCCCCGGCAACAGCGAAGGCCATCTGTCCGCCTGCCACTTCCCCGAGGACCCCACCCTCGAGGCCCGCGCCCAGGACATCGTCCTGGACCCGGCGCTGATCGCGGCCGAGGACCTCGGCAAGGACTGA
- the cutA gene encoding divalent-cation tolerance protein CutA codes for MTDSGHAVVITTTDAEEKANDLAGVVVNEKLAACAQVYSISSVYRWEGKIERDQEWRIDFKTRHDLVSELTRFIAEHHDYDEPEIIAVPITGGSAGYLNWVSAETA; via the coding sequence ATGACGGACAGCGGACACGCCGTAGTGATCACGACGACCGACGCGGAAGAGAAAGCCAACGACCTTGCGGGCGTCGTGGTGAACGAGAAACTCGCCGCCTGTGCACAGGTCTACTCGATCTCCTCCGTCTATCGCTGGGAGGGAAAGATCGAGCGCGATCAGGAATGGCGGATTGACTTCAAGACCCGCCATGATCTGGTCAGCGAGCTGACCCGTTTCATCGCTGAGCATCACGACTACGATGAGCCAGAGATCATCGCTGTGCCCATCACTGGTGGCTCCGCTGGATATCTCAACTGGGTATCTGCCGAGACCGCATAG
- a CDS encoding thymidylate kinase, with the protein MPSAYLPIELKGSPGPFVVFEGVSGIGKTTLASTVTRRMEATSLHTLPLPHSDWSSAVNSRLRSLPQFAFYLSGLLHASDMIRHARMIGPVIADRYVSSVIACHGAVHGVAVQQVVKLLEAFRSYLVQPTCTFYLRCSESALRERMSGKRDVKQDDTDLFAIPDRLSRLLANFEAVAASDPTAVLLDTDDRTPDELADQVIARMEADSA; encoded by the coding sequence ATGCCGTCCGCCTACCTGCCGATCGAGCTCAAAGGCTCGCCAGGACCTTTCGTGGTCTTCGAAGGCGTTTCCGGAATCGGGAAGACAACACTCGCCAGCACTGTGACCCGACGCATGGAAGCGACGAGCCTGCACACGTTGCCACTTCCGCACTCGGACTGGTCCTCTGCTGTGAACTCGCGCCTACGATCCCTGCCGCAGTTCGCGTTCTATCTCTCCGGGTTGCTCCACGCCTCCGACATGATCCGGCATGCCCGAATGATCGGCCCGGTGATCGCCGACCGGTATGTCTCATCGGTGATCGCCTGCCACGGGGCTGTTCACGGCGTCGCGGTGCAACAGGTCGTCAAACTTTTGGAGGCGTTCCGCTCCTACCTGGTACAGCCGACTTGCACGTTCTACCTCAGGTGCTCCGAGTCAGCCCTGCGAGAGCGCATGTCCGGCAAGAGGGACGTGAAACAGGACGACACCGATCTCTTCGCCATCCCGGACCGCCTGTCCCGCCTGCTTGCCAACTTCGAGGCAGTAGCGGCTTCGGACCCCACCGCCGTCTTGCTCGACACCGACGACAGGACGCCTGACGAGCTGGCTGACCAGGTGATCGCCCGCATGGAGGCGGACAGTGCTTAA
- a CDS encoding helix-turn-helix domain-containing protein — protein MREHELGPLLRRLRESTGRTQQELADDLNQRTGRNSDRHQVSDWERCVIPGPYWREQLADSLGVPVDLLNRAAAASRRRRKLERLSLEGPDENAEGPVDRRKFLGTAAVAASAAAEPWGRLAVALSGGRVDEAAVRQLVGGTADLYTDEEHVPAPLLSARIAAHLDCITAAIPRAGQRRSELIISAGETAALAGWAAWDRGEHAEAAHYFRAVHDAAQETGHRPLEALAILYASYGADNPSRATTMLKEAQLCVKGPGYATAHAWAAAREAEEQARLGQSAAAERAIERARTAYDYASPEAEQPWVRFLRPARLDSMAVSTYTRLGHPEAVAQAQASMDHLDVGNPKVNVAVLCDAAMAHLVAGDGERGAAVARQALDTAVSFNYIGVTMVDVRMKEIAGVLPDNTTARDLQQEIRAAVV, from the coding sequence ATGCGAGAGCACGAATTAGGGCCGCTGCTCAGGAGGCTGAGGGAGAGCACCGGTCGTACACAACAGGAGCTTGCCGACGACCTGAACCAGCGGACCGGGCGCAACAGCGACCGTCATCAGGTCTCAGACTGGGAGCGTTGTGTCATCCCGGGGCCCTATTGGCGCGAGCAGCTCGCGGACTCCCTCGGAGTCCCGGTGGACCTGCTGAACCGTGCCGCAGCGGCATCCCGGCGACGACGCAAACTTGAACGACTCTCTCTGGAAGGACCCGACGAAAACGCGGAGGGACCAGTGGATCGAAGGAAGTTCCTGGGCACGGCAGCCGTGGCAGCCAGCGCGGCGGCAGAACCGTGGGGAAGGCTGGCTGTGGCCCTCTCCGGTGGCCGGGTGGATGAAGCCGCCGTACGGCAGCTCGTCGGCGGCACCGCCGACCTGTACACGGACGAGGAGCATGTCCCCGCTCCTCTACTCTCCGCTCGTATCGCGGCGCACCTTGACTGCATCACCGCGGCAATCCCGAGAGCGGGGCAGCGACGATCCGAGCTCATCATCTCCGCAGGTGAAACTGCCGCGCTCGCCGGCTGGGCAGCCTGGGATCGGGGAGAACACGCAGAGGCCGCGCACTACTTCCGGGCGGTTCACGATGCGGCGCAGGAGACAGGGCACCGGCCGCTTGAAGCACTCGCGATCCTCTATGCCTCCTATGGGGCCGACAACCCCTCCAGAGCGACCACGATGCTCAAGGAGGCGCAGCTCTGTGTGAAGGGCCCCGGCTATGCCACGGCCCATGCCTGGGCAGCCGCGAGAGAGGCGGAGGAGCAAGCCCGGCTGGGTCAGTCGGCTGCCGCCGAGCGCGCTATCGAACGGGCTCGGACGGCATACGACTACGCCTCGCCAGAAGCAGAGCAGCCATGGGTTCGGTTCTTGCGCCCCGCACGACTCGACTCGATGGCAGTCTCCACCTACACACGACTTGGGCACCCGGAAGCCGTGGCGCAAGCCCAGGCATCCATGGACCACCTCGACGTGGGGAACCCGAAGGTCAACGTGGCAGTGCTTTGCGACGCTGCCATGGCCCACCTCGTGGCGGGCGACGGAGAGCGTGGCGCGGCGGTTGCCCGCCAGGCTCTCGATACGGCCGTGTCCTTCAACTACATCGGGGTGACCATGGTCGATGTGCGCATGAAGGAGATCGCGGGTGTGCTCCCCGACAACACAACGGCGAGGGATCTCCAGCAGGAGATTCGCGCCGCAGTAGTATGA
- a CDS encoding NUDIX hydrolase, whose protein sequence is MSDDFQGCGPVRDASVVVARDGDGLVAVMSADFPQHGGAYLFLPGGRKEPGESDEDCARRELREEAGVTARRWRPLGAYALSLGSSAKVHLFEARELTCGPQELTPTEEGFKLSWWPMDEAIGAAVEGRFLLPAGPLALFLAQRRAPQVS, encoded by the coding sequence ATGAGTGACGACTTCCAGGGCTGTGGGCCGGTCCGCGACGCCTCTGTTGTGGTGGCACGGGATGGCGATGGCCTTGTGGCCGTCATGAGTGCTGATTTCCCTCAGCACGGCGGCGCCTACCTCTTCCTTCCGGGAGGTCGGAAGGAGCCGGGAGAGAGCGACGAGGACTGCGCCCGTCGCGAGCTCCGTGAAGAGGCCGGTGTCACAGCCCGGAGATGGAGGCCGCTCGGGGCGTACGCCCTCTCTCTCGGATCGTCGGCGAAGGTGCATTTGTTCGAGGCGCGGGAGCTGACCTGTGGGCCGCAGGAACTCACCCCCACGGAGGAGGGCTTCAAACTCTCCTGGTGGCCCATGGACGAAGCGATCGGCGCAGCCGTGGAAGGCCGCTTCCTCCTTCCTGCCGGTCCCTTGGCTCTCTTCCTGGCACAGCGTCGGGCACCCCAGGTGAGTTGA
- a CDS encoding ATP-binding protein produces MADYTLVLPREEASSSHARRLIKTALHAWRLELLVDDASVIAAELMSNAVRHGEGTVIRIEIGRLPEQVVRIAVSDGSRSLPQIRSLDADEDSGRGLLLVDALAHRWSSDLDESGKVVWAELLTCDSPAQASGKA; encoded by the coding sequence GTGGCTGATTACACCCTAGTGCTACCCCGCGAGGAGGCGTCTTCCTCCCACGCGCGCAGGTTGATCAAGACAGCACTCCACGCCTGGAGGCTCGAATTGCTCGTGGATGACGCGTCCGTGATCGCTGCCGAGTTGATGAGCAACGCCGTGCGGCACGGAGAGGGAACGGTCATTCGCATCGAGATCGGCCGACTTCCCGAGCAGGTGGTCCGCATCGCTGTGAGTGATGGATCGCGCAGTCTGCCGCAGATCCGCTCCCTCGACGCGGACGAGGACTCCGGGCGCGGTCTCCTGCTCGTCGACGCTCTGGCTCACCGTTGGAGCTCCGACTTGGACGAGTCGGGCAAGGTCGTCTGGGCCGAGTTGCTTACCTGTGACAGCCCGGCTCAAGCATCGGGAAAAGCGTGA
- a CDS encoding radical SAM protein gives MEHPAHASLTASEVDWTALQNFAALGGQLRVSFGPRCNIACWFCHNEGDVPPPLTRANRNRQPRPRGLDPAGYLVLISSLMEAGLKRVYFTGGEPLTSPLARAVLEQLPEPGPDASYTLVTNGTRVRTHRSWLSKTHVDKVKVSLHYFSDASLKAIAGTRIPIDTVLDGIEAAREIFERVELNTLLQKENAHEVRRILDFALERRLPVQFIELVGTDFNEGRASSAVPADDIIAYLRTLTNDEHTEVAGVGQGRRVFRVDGIEIDVIHRDLGRHHVGQCGACPVRTKCVEGFWALRVDHDGGVQPCLLRDDLRMNVKELLADPIRLAEAVAGHCTSFTEGTL, from the coding sequence ATGGAGCACCCTGCTCATGCCTCTCTGACCGCATCTGAAGTCGACTGGACCGCATTACAGAATTTCGCCGCTCTCGGCGGCCAATTGCGGGTCTCCTTCGGCCCCCGCTGCAACATTGCCTGCTGGTTCTGCCACAACGAGGGCGATGTACCGCCGCCGCTGACCCGCGCCAACAGAAACCGACAGCCGCGCCCCCGCGGCCTCGATCCGGCCGGATACCTCGTGCTCATTTCGTCTCTGATGGAGGCCGGGCTGAAGCGCGTCTATTTCACCGGTGGTGAACCTCTGACCTCCCCCCTCGCCCGCGCCGTCCTGGAGCAGCTCCCGGAGCCCGGCCCAGATGCCTCGTACACCTTGGTCACGAACGGCACTCGCGTGCGGACACACCGGTCGTGGCTGTCCAAGACACACGTGGACAAGGTGAAGGTGTCCCTGCACTACTTCTCCGACGCGTCCTTGAAGGCCATTGCCGGAACCCGGATCCCGATCGATACCGTCCTCGACGGGATCGAGGCCGCTCGAGAGATTTTCGAGCGGGTTGAGCTGAACACTCTCCTTCAGAAGGAGAACGCTCACGAGGTTCGCCGGATCCTCGACTTCGCACTTGAGCGGCGACTGCCGGTGCAGTTCATCGAGCTCGTCGGCACCGACTTCAACGAGGGCCGGGCCTCCTCCGCCGTACCGGCCGACGACATCATCGCGTACCTGCGCACGCTCACCAACGACGAGCACACCGAGGTGGCGGGTGTCGGACAGGGGCGCCGTGTCTTCCGTGTCGATGGCATCGAGATCGATGTCATCCACCGCGACCTTGGACGTCACCATGTCGGCCAGTGCGGCGCTTGCCCCGTGCGGACCAAGTGCGTCGAGGGCTTCTGGGCGCTCCGCGTCGACCACGACGGCGGAGTCCAGCCGTGCCTGTTACGGGATGACCTGCGGATGAACGTGAAAGAGCTCCTCGCTGACCCGATACGGCTCGCCGAGGCCGTCGCCGGGCACTGCACATCGTTCACCGAGGGGACCTTATGA